In Candidatus Sedimenticola sp. (ex Thyasira tokunagai), the following proteins share a genomic window:
- the hisS gene encoding histidine--tRNA ligase, which translates to MAKNIRAIRGMHDVLPEQSPMWQFLEDQVRNVVDAYGYQEMRTPILEMTDLFKRSIGEVTDIVEKEMYTFEDRNGDSLTLRPENTASCVRAGIENGLFHNQTQRIWYRGPMFRHERPQKGRYRQFHQIGVEAYGLEGPDIDLEIILIAHRFWKVLGLEGLELQINSLGTAEERATYRSVLVEYLSAHREQLDEDSLRRLESNPLRVLDSKNPALQLLIAEAPSLMDYLGEESRVHFETLCAGLKDAGVDYVVNTRLVRGLDYYGRTVFEWVTDKLGAQGTVCAGGRYDGLVEQLGGRHTPAIGFAMGVERLISLLEERDSPLSLRGIDVYLVLMGEGPQKAGMTLAEKLRNECLGLRLMTHCGGGSFKSQFKKADRSGARFALVLGEDELERGVIGIKSLRDKREQQQVALDELAGVLTNLL; encoded by the coding sequence ATGGCAAAAAATATTCGGGCAATTCGTGGTATGCATGACGTTCTTCCGGAGCAGTCGCCAATGTGGCAGTTTCTGGAGGATCAAGTGCGTAATGTTGTCGACGCTTATGGTTACCAGGAGATGCGTACCCCAATCCTGGAGATGACCGATCTTTTCAAGCGCTCTATTGGTGAGGTTACCGATATCGTTGAGAAAGAGATGTACACCTTCGAGGATCGCAACGGCGATAGTCTGACGCTGCGACCGGAGAATACCGCCAGCTGTGTGCGTGCAGGAATTGAAAACGGGCTGTTCCACAACCAGACCCAACGCATCTGGTATCGCGGGCCGATGTTTCGGCATGAACGTCCACAAAAAGGACGTTATCGCCAGTTTCACCAGATCGGTGTCGAAGCCTACGGCCTCGAAGGTCCGGATATCGATCTTGAGATTATCCTGATTGCTCATCGTTTCTGGAAGGTGTTGGGATTGGAGGGGCTGGAACTGCAGATTAACTCGCTCGGTACTGCCGAGGAGCGGGCAACCTACCGTAGCGTGCTGGTAGAATATCTCTCAGCCCACCGTGAACAGTTGGATGAAGATAGCCTGCGTCGACTCGAAAGCAATCCCCTGAGGGTGCTGGATTCAAAGAATCCTGCGCTACAACTGCTGATAGCCGAAGCACCTTCATTGATGGATTACCTGGGTGAGGAGTCACGGGTTCACTTTGAAACCCTCTGCGCCGGTCTGAAAGACGCCGGGGTAGACTATGTGGTCAACACCCGCCTGGTCCGGGGGCTCGACTACTATGGTCGCACCGTGTTCGAATGGGTAACCGACAAGCTGGGTGCCCAGGGCACTGTTTGTGCCGGTGGCCGTTATGATGGGCTGGTGGAGCAGTTGGGTGGCAGGCATACCCCTGCGATCGGTTTTGCCATGGGGGTTGAGCGGCTCATCTCCCTGTTGGAGGAGCGGGACTCACCGCTCTCACTGCGGGGTATTGATGTCTACCTTGTATTGATGGGTGAAGGCCCGCAAAAGGCCGGTATGACACTGGCGGAGAAATTGCGTAATGAGTGTCTGGGTCTGCGGCTGATGACCCACTGCGGCGGCGGTAGTTTCAAAAGCCAGTTTAAGAAAGCGGATCGCAGTGGTGCTCGTTTTGCTTTGGTACTGGGTGAGGATGAACTGGAGCGCGGTGTCATCGGTATCAAGTCACTGAGAGATAAGCGTGAACAACAGCAGGTGGCACTGGATGAGCTGGCCGGCGTATTGACGAATCTATTGTAG
- a CDS encoding DUF4115 domain-containing protein, producing the protein MSAVDREDEEKVIEPAGPGSRLRAAREAQGLDIGRVSAHLHLAEDILIALEADDYGKLPGAVFVQGYLRNYARMMGMSAEPLLEAFQQANAYGKQKTKLKISNVRREVRSSHAVVRSITWLIILGLIALVVVWWQGFLQWPAPLGSDATLSVDGEQAAVTGEVSPQPEMPELMGIPEIREEASTAGSDVSTMQPQVVADVIESEEVSSAAQVEAVTAEPLPEQEEPVAREAAVADPTEADTLAVPPLTTATEDVTPTSGASLESVEDSTVTLAEAVDNSVVVTFKDACWVDIKDADRSHRIFGVKPAGARLTLEGNPPYSFVIGNAAAVEITVKGELFDLSEHTRANVARFTLDPE; encoded by the coding sequence ATGAGTGCCGTCGACAGAGAAGATGAAGAAAAAGTAATCGAACCTGCCGGCCCTGGAAGTCGGCTAAGGGCCGCCAGGGAGGCTCAGGGCCTCGATATTGGACGGGTATCTGCCCATTTGCACCTGGCTGAGGATATTCTCATCGCCCTTGAGGCCGATGACTACGGTAAGTTGCCGGGGGCGGTTTTTGTCCAGGGTTATCTGCGCAACTACGCCCGCATGATGGGTATGTCGGCGGAACCGTTGCTGGAGGCATTTCAGCAAGCCAACGCATACGGGAAGCAGAAGACCAAGCTCAAGATCTCCAATGTGAGGCGGGAGGTACGTAGCAGCCATGCGGTGGTGAGGAGCATAACCTGGCTCATTATCCTGGGACTGATTGCACTGGTAGTGGTGTGGTGGCAGGGTTTCCTGCAGTGGCCAGCCCCGCTAGGGAGTGACGCTACCCTGTCTGTAGATGGAGAGCAGGCTGCTGTTACAGGTGAGGTTTCACCACAGCCTGAGATGCCTGAGTTGATGGGGATCCCAGAGATTCGGGAAGAGGCCTCCACGGCAGGGTCCGATGTTTCCACGATGCAGCCACAAGTGGTAGCGGATGTAATCGAGAGTGAAGAGGTAAGCAGCGCGGCGCAGGTCGAGGCGGTAACTGCTGAGCCGCTGCCGGAGCAGGAGGAGCCTGTGGCTAGGGAGGCAGCAGTCGCTGACCCCACTGAGGCAGATACCCTGGCAGTACCACCACTGACGACGGCGACAGAGGATGTTACTCCCACGAGTGGAGCTTCTCTGGAGTCGGTGGAGGATTCTACCGTTACCTTAGCTGAGGCGGTGGATAATTCCGTGGTGGTGACATTTAAGGATGCTTGCTGGGTGGACATCAAGGATGCCGATAGAAGCCACCGGATTTTTGGCGTGAAGCCGGCAGGTGCCCGCCTGACGTTGGAAGGAAATCCTCCTTACAGTTTTGTTATCGGCAATGCCGCTGCTGTGGAGATTACGGTGAAAGGCGAGCTTTTCGATCTTAGTGAACACACCCGTGCCAACGTGGCCAGATTTACTCTCGACCCAGAATAA
- the pilW gene encoding type IV pilus biogenesis/stability protein PilW: MNNRITALLLLSALTLVVSGCQQGAVRPDVDMEDSTGQMGQESAVGVGDVYVKLAVGYMREGRLDVALKKARRALQVEPGNVEGHNIIALLYDRLNEPGLAERHFKRGLKLQPRHPYMLNAYGTFLCRNGRYEEADMQFQQALKNPLYTTPEVAFTNAGICAGRKPDPVQAERYLRQALERNPRLPTALIQMARVSYNNGEYLSSRAYLQRYLESARHTAASLWLGIQAERKLGDRNAVSSYSLLLRNSFPDSQEVLLLKESNKK, translated from the coding sequence TTGAACAATCGTATCACGGCGTTGTTGTTACTCTCTGCATTGACTCTTGTCGTTAGCGGATGTCAGCAGGGTGCAGTGCGTCCAGATGTGGACATGGAAGACAGCACCGGTCAGATGGGGCAGGAGTCGGCAGTTGGGGTCGGTGATGTCTATGTCAAATTAGCGGTTGGCTATATGCGGGAGGGTCGGCTTGACGTAGCCTTGAAGAAGGCTCGACGTGCACTGCAGGTAGAGCCGGGGAATGTCGAGGGGCACAATATTATTGCTCTGCTCTACGATAGACTGAATGAGCCCGGCTTGGCCGAGCGACATTTCAAACGGGGACTAAAGCTGCAGCCGCGCCATCCCTATATGCTCAATGCCTATGGGACCTTTCTCTGTCGTAATGGTCGCTACGAAGAGGCGGATATGCAGTTCCAGCAGGCACTGAAAAACCCTCTCTACACGACACCCGAAGTGGCTTTTACCAACGCCGGAATTTGTGCCGGAAGAAAGCCTGATCCTGTTCAGGCTGAGCGCTATCTACGTCAGGCACTCGAACGTAATCCCAGGCTGCCAACGGCACTGATCCAGATGGCCAGAGTGAGTTACAACAATGGTGAGTATCTCTCCTCCCGGGCGTATCTGCAGCGCTATCTGGAGTCAGCCAGGCATACTGCAGCCAGTCTCTGGCTCGGCATACAGGCTGAGCGTAAGTTGGGAGATCGGAACGCTGTCTCCAGCTACTCCCTGTTACTGCGAAACAGCTTCCCGGACTCCCAGGAGGTTCTCTTGCTGAAGGAATCAAATAAAAAATGA